In Vibrio lentus, the genomic stretch GAGTTATTGGTGATGAGTATAATATCGATCGTGAATGGTTAGGCCAAAAAATACTGACACCTTCGCTGCATCAACAAAGTCGAATGGCGCAATACCCTTTGTTTATGAAACCTGATACAAAAATCTCAGTTGAAAATGTGGCAGAGGTACTTAGCGCGACTTATAAAGACACAGTTTTGGAAGGAAAATCGAAACGACCAATTAGAGTTGAGCGTCAATTAGAGTCGCATATTATTCAGCTTCGCCCTGAGATGCCAGAAGAGCTTCAAGGTATTATTTGGCAAAGCTTCGGCGTGTTACCAGAATCTGTTTTAGTGCCGTTATACTCAACCCTACAAGATTACCCAAAAGCGTACCAAGTAGGTGATGATAACTACAGTGATGATTCAGCTTATTGGCAGTTCCGTAGCTTAACCGCCCTCGCTTCTACAAACCCAGACAAGTATTTACCAATACTAAAAGCAACTTGGGACAAAGAAGAAACTCAACTGTACAAGCAGGTCGCACACTTAGATAAAACGTTAACAGACATGTATAAAGTAGATAAACAAGCGGCTCTGAACATGGCTGCCGACTACTCATACGGACAGCTTAAGCGTACCTTAGATATGGCGACTGAGCTTAGATACAAAATGATTACAGATTTGACTAAAAGCACAGAGAAGAAATACTCAGAGGAAGAGTTTAAGAAAATAGTAAATCTGTAGGCTTATGAAGCAACCAATAAAAACGGAGCATAATGCTCCGTTTTTTGATCTTAATAAGTTTAGTTCTAACGCAGGCCGTGTAAGAATTCGTGGCGCGTTGCTGGGTTTGATCTAAAAATACCACCCAGTGCTGTTGTTGTCGTTTCACTAGTAGCATCCATTACACCACGCGATTTCACGCAGTAGTGGACAGCATCCATAGTTACAGCAACATCATCCGTTTCTAGTAACGTTTGTAATGCAACAAGAATTTGCTGCGTCATGCGTTCTTGAACTTGAGGACGTTGAGCAAAGAAACGAACGATTCGGTTGATCTTCGAAAGACCAATTATTTTACCTTGCGGAATGTAAGCCACTGCGGTTTTACCATCAATGGTTACTAAGTGATGTTCGCATGTGCTGGTTACGGTAATGTCTTTTACTCGTACCATCTCACGAACACCCATCTTGTTTTCGATCACGGTGATTTTAGGGAAATTGGCGTAATCCAAACCAGAGAAAATCTCATCCACATACATTTTCGCAATGCGTTGTGGTGTTTCTTCCAGACTGTCATCTGCAAGATCAAGTTCAAGGAGAGTTAGAATCTCACGCATATGGTGTTCGATTCGTTCCTTTTTCTCTTCTCGGCTAACCTGATTAGGACGCATTGGTGTCTCTAATCCGCGGCTTGCTAGCGCATCTTTAACCAACTTCGCTGATTCGCTAAGACCTGACATTGAACTTCCTCTTTTATTGCCCCTTCTGGATGGCAAACAAGGATACTCGTAATTTTGAATAAATACACCCATATTTTAAGGGAGGTCATTATTTACGGGGGTTAAACTATGCTAAAGTGGCTGCAATTTCGTTGGCAAATAGTGTTCATTTGATCATTATTGAAGCACTGCTGCCAACCACCAAATCAAAATAATAACGACCAAAGGATTTCAATTATGGGCTGTTGCGACGCTCCCGGCTTAATGCCAATTGAAGAAGCACTAGATAAGCTACTATCACCAATCAAACCAATCCAAACGACTTTATCTCTGCCTCTTGCTGAAGCATTAGGTTATGTCCTTGCTGAAGATATTCTTTCCCCTATTTTCGTACCTCCTTTTGATAACTCAGCAATGGACGGCTATGCACTGCGCTTAGCAGACCTAGAGAACGGTAAAGTACTACCATTAGCAGGCAAATCTTTTGCAGGCCAACCGTTCGAAGGTGAATGGCCAAGCAATACCTGTATTCGCATTATGACTGGCGCAAAGATCCCTGAAGGGTGTGACGCCGTTATCATGCAAGAAAACACGACTGAGACCGGCGCTGGCATTGAGATTCAACAAGACGACATCAAACTGAACAACAATATTCGCCCTACTGGTGACGACATCAAACAAGGCGATATCGTTCTTAGCCGCGGTGAACGTTTAACACCTCGTGACATTCCAATGATTGCTTCGCTGGGTGTGAGCCACGTTACAGTACTCCACAAGCCTAAAGTCGCGTTCTTCTCTACCGGCGATGAACTAAAACCATTAGGCCAGCCTCTTGAAGACGGTCAGATCTACGACAGCAACCGCTACGGCATTAAACCGCTGATTGAAGCGTTTGGTTGTGAAGCTATAGACCTAGGCATCATCCCAGATTGCCCTGCAACGCTTAAAGAGACGTTCGAGAAAGCACAGCAAATAGCAGACGTGGTTGTGACTTCTGGCGGCGTAAGTGTTGGCGAAGCGGATTACACTAAAGACATTCTTGAAGAACTGGGGCAAATCGGTTTTTGGAAACTGGCAATCAAACCCGGTAAGCCGTTCGCATTTGGTGAGTTGGATAACGCGTGGTTCTGTGGCCTACCGGGTAACCCAGTATCAGCGATGATGACGATGTACGTGTTGGTTCAACCTATGCTGGCTAAGCTTGCGGGTCATACCGCGTGGACAGCGCCAGAATCTATTCCTGCTATCACCAAGTCTGCATTCAAAAAAGGCCCAGGACGTACTGATTACCAGCGTGGCATCTACTCGATTGAAAACGGTCAATTTGTAGTAGAAACAACAGGTAACCAAAGCTCTGGCGCTTTCCGCTCAATGAGTTTAGCAAACTGCTTTGTGGTACTAGAGCGCGAACGCGGCCGTGTTGAAGTCGGTGAAACGGTTCAGATCCAACTGTTTAACTCGACGCTTTACTAACGAGGCTTACTGATGGAAATACTGTCTGACGCAGAGATGCTTCGCTACAACCGTCAAATCATTCTTAAGCAGTTTGATTTTGAAGGCCAAGAAGCGCTAAAGCAGAGCTCAATCTTAGTCTTAGGAGCTGGAGGTTTAGGTTGTGCCTCTGCCCAATACCTTGCGACTGCGGGCATTGGTAAGCTAACACTGATCGATGATGATATTGTCGAGTTTTCAAACTTACAACGACAAGTCCTTCACACTGATGCTGATATTGGTAAGAAGAAAGTCGATTCGGCAGCTGAGTCGCTTCAGATATTGAACCCTCATCTGACGATTGAAACCGTCGACCACAGGCTTGATGATCAAGCGCTTGCAAAGTTAATTGAAGCGCACTCGTTAGTTCTTGATGCCAGTGACAATGTTGAAACGCGCAATCAATTGAACCGCTTATGTTACACATCGAAAACACCATTAGTCTCTGGTGCTGCGATTCGAATGGAAGGTCAGATTAGCGTATTCACTTATCAAGACGCCGACGCACCGTGTTATCAGTGCTTGAGTGCTCTATTCGGCAACGCTGCACTAAGCTGTGTTGAAGCGGGTGTGATGGCGCCAGTTGTTGGCATGGTAGGCGCGGCTCAGGCTTTAGAAGCGATTAAGGTGATTGCCAAGTTTGGGCAACCAAAGCAAGGCAAGCTTCTGATTCTCGATGCCATGTCGCACAGCTGGCGTGAGATGAATTTAATGAAGATGCCTAATTGCTCGGTGTGTGGATAGACTAAATCCTATCCCCCTCAAATCGACAACCTAAGCCTTGACGGAAAGTCAGGGCTTTTTTAGAGCTCAACGTCAGTTCCTCAAATCGTTTTATCAATTTGAAAGACTCTATGAGAGATTAGTTTCATTTGAGTTCTCATTTTGAGAATACAATAAAAAACCCAAAACTTTAAAATATAAAAGTTAAAAATCAACGAGTTAAAAATGGCACGTAACTTGTAAAAGTATCTATACCTTCCATCACAAGGATGTAGATATGAGAATTACAACGTTCAGTTTGCTATTAAGTGCGCCATTGGTCGCCAACGCAGCGCCCTTCGATACCTGCCCGAGTAAGGCATACCTCTTTCAATCCACCCCAGTGCAAGTTTGGGGCGTTAACCTAGTGACAGGCTCAACCACCCTGTTAGAAGACGATACAGGCATGAATGCCAACATCAATGGTGTAGGTTTCGACTTTCAAGACAGATATATTTATGGCTATGACACCTCCAACAAACGCTTAGTGCGTCTTGGCCAAGACTTCCAAGCAGAGGTCATCAACACAAGTGGCTTACCAACCGATCACACCTTTTATGTAGGCGATGTCTACGACCATGTTTACTACCTATACCGCACAGGTAAGGGACTGTTCACCGTTGACCTATCGCCTTTAGATGCCGATCCAAATGCGACTGTTACCGTTAACAAAATTGTAGGCAGCCCAGCAACCGTAAAATTGACTGATTTCGCCTTTCATCCAAGTGATGGCTCTTTATATGGTATCGATAATAACTCTGGTGGCTTATACAGTTTCAACCCTACAACTGGTGCCGAAACCTACATCGGAGACACCGGCGAGTTAGGTACGTTCGGTGCTGGCTATTTTGATGTCAACGGGTACTACTACGTATCTCGAAACCAAGACGGTAAAATTTACCGTATCAATCTGTCTCCAGGCAACGCTGCCAATATCGCGGCAGGTATTGTTCCAGCCGTTGAATTTGTTTCGAATGGCCCAGCTTCTGGTCAAAACGATGGTGCTCGTTGTGCTAATGCACCTGTTGTTGATGAAGACTCAAACATCGACTTCGGTGATGCTCCAGACAGCTACCTAACGTTACTGGCGAGCAATGGCCCTCGACATGAACTCGATGGCATCACATGGTTAGGTACAACGCCTCCAGATGCGGATTTAGATGGTTATGTCACACCTCAATCAGATGAAACTGTCGGGGTGGATGATGAATGGGCAAACGGTGGTATCGGTTTTGTTACCGCACTTGAAGCCGGACTTGATTCAAAAGTGGTGATTGAAGCATCAACAACCGGTTACCTTTCAGCTTGGATCGACTGGAACCAAGATGGCAGCTTCGATGGTGCTAACGAACAAGTATTTACCGACTACCAATTGGATGCTGGTGAAAACGATCTGTTCCTAAATGTCGATATCAACGCACTGACCGGTACTACGTGGGCCCGATTTAGATTCAGCCAACAAACCAACCTGAGCTACTTTGGAGGTTCAACCTCTGGTGAGGTAGTTGATATTCAAGTTGATGTTCTTAACGACGGCGCCACAGCCCGTTACTTCCCAAGCGCTTCTGGTTACGCAACCTTGGCGTATGAAGATAACTGGCCTTATAAAGCCGACTACGACATGAATGATGCTGTGATTATGTATCGCATCACAGAGATCTTAAAAGACGGAAAAGTCGTAAAATCCACTATCGACGGTCGCTTGGCCGCGGTTGGAGCAAGTTACAGAAACGGCTTTGCTGTGCGCCTACCAAACTTAGCACCATCATCAGTAGACAGCGGTAACTCTTACATGAAACACAATGGTGTCTTTACTGACTTAGACATGGAGGAAGGACGTAGTGAGGCGATATTTGTTGCCGCCGAGGACTTAACTTCGAAAATAGACACGTCATGTAATTTCTACCGAACCAGTAACTCATGCAAAGAAAGTGAGCAGTTCTCTTTCCAAATAGGTATCAGCTTGTCTGACTCAGGTATCAGTACCGACACATGGACAGACATGCCTTACGACCCGTTCATCTTTGCAACACCGGGTTACTATCACGGTGAAAATCTACCTCTGCACCCAGGGCGCAGTTGGGAAGTTCACTTGCCAGACCAAGCACCAACAGAAGCCTTTGATACGACTAATCTCTTTGAGGCTGGATTAGGTGTCGATGACAGTAATCCATCAACAGGTAAATATTTCAAAACCGCAGAGAACCACCCTTGGGCACTGATCATTACGTCAACCGATGAATGGGAATGGCCGCTAGAGTATGTGGATATTGTTACCGCTTACCCTGAGTTCAAACAATACGCAGAGTCCGGTGGTGACACGAACCAGACATGGCACCAATCACCAGCAGACAATCAACGCTACGAACCTTAAGGAGAAACGTCATGACTATTCACAATAAACACTATCAAGAAACTTATTGCGTTGATTCGAGTCGCAACCTAGCTAAGGAAGATGGTATGTCTGCACACAGAACTTGGAACATGAAGAAATCGTTGACTGTTATTCTCGCTGTCACTCCACTGATATTAGTTGGGTGTGGAGGAGGAGGTGGTGGCGGCGGTAGTGCATCGACACCATCTCCAGCAAAACCGTCGACGCCAGCAGCGCCTTCAACTCCAGTAACAGGAACGACATCTCCAGCGACAAGTGCAGCAGCGACACCAATCTATACGATGGCCGATGTAGTCGTACCCGACGGCTTTGATTACAGCTCTATTGAGCAGTTTGATCTCGACATTGACATCAGCAGCATTTCAACAGCTCGCTCCTTTGTCACGGTTTATAGCCGTTTCAGCACAAGGGATGACTCGACCTTTAAACCGGACTATTCGAGTAAAGTGATTGCAGGCTCGTTAAATAACGGGGTATTCGCGTCTAACTTTACGGCTCCAGTCAATCACGAATCACTGTTGGTCGAAATTTGGTTTTATGACGGTCAGCCGCCATTACAACAAGTAGTATCGAGTAGTGATTCTCAGATAGTTTGGTAATCGGCGGAGACAGTTTGGTCGTCAACAGATGAAAAACTGGTTCGGTATCAATACAAAGTGAGCAGCAATGCTCACTTTTTGATCTCGCTGGGATAGGGAGTCACTCAAATTTTCTGATTGATTACATTCACTTTACTACCAATCTGACTTATCTTTTCAATATAACCTTCAAAGACTTACTCTCATGAAACAGTTAAAAATAGGTCTATTTATCTTAATGTGTGGTGTCGGGGTACTGTTGGCTCTCACCTACTTCCCTTTAACCTCAGAGACAGGACAACGCATTCAAGCCAAAGTGATTTCCAATACCCTCACTCAATCACTAGACGGACATAGGCGCTACCTCACGGTTGAAACTCAATACAACGAAATATTTCGCGTTTCCATTCCACCAACAACAGACTGCCCTATTGATTCTGTGGTCGCGCTTGATACATTAAACAATCAAATTACCGGACAAAGCAGCTATCAGTTCATCCACTGTAGAACAGCGCCTTAGTCGCCGATATAACAACAAGAATGGATATAAGAAGAATGAATCAGCCACTTATTTCACCAGAACAACTTCAACAACGTTTGCTAGAAGAAAACAACATTGTAATCCTAGATGCCAGTATCGAATTTCAGATCCCAAGTGAGTCAGAAAAGATCAAAGGACAAATGATTCCTAATGCGATTCGTTTTGATTACGACAAGGATTTTTGCAACGAGCACACCTTGCTTCCTCACATGTTTCCTTCCGAAAAACACTTCAACACTCGTGCTCGCGAAATTGGCATCAATCAAGACAGTACGGTCGTGGTTTACGATAACTCTGGAACCTTTGCTTCGCCTCGAGCTTGGTGGATGTTTATGGCGATGGGACACAACAACGTATACATCTTAGATGGCGGTTTACCTGCTTGGATAAAAGCCGGTTACGCGACAGAGACTGACTATCGCACCGAAGTAAAAGCGGGCAATTTTGAAGGCCAAATTCAAGACAACCACTTTGTAAATGCTCAGCAAATCCAAAACTACTCCGATGACAAAAGTGCAAACATACTGGATGCACGTTCACAAGCTCGTTTCGATTCAGAAGTTCCTGAACCACGTGAAGGCTTGCGCAGCGGACATATTCCGAACTCCATTTGCCTACCATTCGCACAAGTCTTAAATGCAGGTAAATTGAAACCTCAAGAAGAGCTAATTGACATTTTCTCGCTCCTAAACTTAACTCCCTCTCAACCTATGTTCTTTAGCTGTGGCTCTGGTGTGACGGCTTGCATCATTTTATTGGCCGCTAAACTGGCCGGGTATTCAGGTGAAATGGGCGTTTATGATGGCTCATGGACTGAATGGGGCGCTAACGAGAAATTACCCATCGCTGTGACTAAAAAGTAATTCAACTTCGCTTACTGCCACTGTTAGAATATACTGCGCATGCATAAAGAGCTTACTCGTAGTGATGACTTAACGTCTCACACAGTAAGCTCTTTGCTTTGCGGTAATGCTACGTCGTTTGAAAACAAATCTGGATTTACTCGGTTGCTTTTTAATCTATAGCGATTTATTGGTCATAAACCGTGATTAATCTTGGGTAAATCGTTATCAATGCGGTGAATAATAATATTTCACTCAAGAATCTCTGCTCGTAGTCGTTACACTATTTAATCATTGATACTGTCATCATTGATGTTTGTATCTTTCGTTGCATGAATCACGCTGACGACCCAATAGTTTGTCACTTGCACTCTGTTAAAAGTAGTAACCAACAAAAGGCATCTCATGGCTCTATTTAAGAAAAATATCTGGTCGCTGTACGCGTTGATCGTACTACTGACCCTGATACTTTTCGCCGCGTTGGGCGTAACTAAATGGCAAGCCAACAGAGATGACTTCATCCAACAACAACATATCCAAGTCGAGCTTTTTTCTAGCTCTGTAAGCTCACTCTTGACCAGTCAAGAAGCACTGCTTGAAGTGGTTGGGCACCAACTCGCCCAGCAGTCTGACTTCACTCGTACTGCCTCCATTCAAATTCGACCAATACTGGATAAACTGCTAGATACTCACCCTGCGATAGCAGCGTTTGGCTTGTTGAACACCGACGGTGACTACCTCTCGATCAGCTCAAATCTCCAACTTGCGAATCAAAGGAACTTGCTGCAATACGCACCAACGAAAGACTCCTTTTTAGACGCCCTATCAAGCAGTAGCATGGTGCTTGGCCGTACCTATTTTCAAGAATCGTTGAATAGCTTGGTTATACCGCTGAGAAAATCCATTTCGATCGATGGTAAGAAAATCGATGCAGTAATGACCGCAGGGCTACGGTTAGACGCCACGATCGTATTTGAAAATAATGCTCACGCCGGAAGTTTCAATACACTAAGCCTGATCAGAACAGACAGTTATCGCCAGTTTTATTCTAGTGATATCGAATCTGAGAGTGCGTATTCCTCTCCAGTAGGCAAAGATGCCCTACAACGTATTGCACGGATCTTTACCGACCACTTCGGAATCAGCGTGCAAGAGGCGATGAATAGACAAGAAACCTACTCTTTTGTCGTCGACGATGAACAATACCACTCTTTAATGAGCGCAAAATACATCCCAAACTACAAATTATGGGTGATTGGACGTACGGATCTAACTCACGTCGATAGCATATTTATACAAGAGTTCAGCATTCTTTTCGTTGCCTTTATTTTTCTTCAATTTGGTTTCTACTTTTTGGTTAAGTCGATTGCCAAGAATGAACAGCGCACTCGTAGCCAACTCATTTATCAGGCTAACCATGATCCATTAACCTCTCTACCAAACCGCTTGTACATGCGTAAAAATATTGGTAAATGGATTGAAGATGAATCAGAGCAGTTCTCGCTGTTGTTTATTGATATCGATAACTTTAAATGTGTCAATGATACCCACGGACACGACTTCGGTGACAAGGTGCTCAAGCAGATCGCATTGCGTTTGATGCGATTCCGCTCTCGACTCAGCTTATTAGTGCGCGAGTCTAGTGATGAGTTTTTGTTTTTAACGCCGATGACGAGTGAGACCGAGATTAAACGACTGGCGGAACGCCTTATCGAAGTTCTTTCCCAACCTTATGAAGTCGAAGATTCTCAGTTCTTGTTGGGTTGTAGCATCGGTATTGCGCGTTTCCCTGAACACGGAAAAGATCTCGATAGTCTGCTCCGCTCCGCCGATATTTCTATGTATAAAGCGAAGCAGCAGCAAAACTCGTACAGCATTTTCACCACAGCCATGCAAGACGCTCACCTCTACAAAATGAAAGTAGAACAACGGCTACGTATTGCTATTGAGAAACAAACACTATTCATGGCTTTCCAGCCTCTGGTGCGCACTGACGAGAGTACTCATGGCGTCGAAGCACTGGTTCGTTGGATTGATGACGAGCTAGGGTTTGTTCCACCCGATGTGTTTATACCGGTCGCGGAGAGCACTGGTTTGATGCAAAAACTCGGTACCTTTATTATCGAGTCCAGCATTATGCAAATCGCCCATTTACACCGAACGACAGAACAAAAAATCGGTCTTTCGATCAATATATCCGTACGTCAGTTTTCACATAAGTCGTTCTCAGAACACTTATTCGCAACGCTTGAGAAGTATCAATTCTCTCCAAGTTGCTTAACGCTTGAGATTACCGAAAGCTTGTTCATTGAAGACGTAGACATAGTGAAGCCTATTTTCGAAGCCTTACACGCAAAGAATATCAAAATATCTTTAGATGACTTCGGCACCGGCTATTCATCATTAAGCATGTTGAAAGCACTTCCTATTGATGAACTTAAGATTGATAAGAGTTTCATTGAAAACATCGCTGTAGACCAGCAGTCACTCACTATGGTGCAAAACATCATCGCAATCGGCAAAAACTTCGGCATGGTGGTATTGGCAGAAGGCGTAGAATCGAACGAGCACTTCGCGATTCTAAAGGCATGTGGATGTGACTTAATGCAAGGCTACTACTTCTCTCGCCCTATACCTTATGATGAGCTGTGTGAGTACCTAGCACCAATTCAGGTTGAGACAGTAGAACTACCAGAACCAACGGCATAGATGTTGAGTTATCTATCTAGTCATCAAATAACGCGATGAATCAAAAAAGGGAGCCTAAACAGGCTCCCTTTCCTTTATACACCGCTTAACATCGCGGCCCAAAAAATAAAAACACAGACAATGAAAACAAAACCCATTACGACTTAACTGTTATCACAACTCGTCGATTGCAACCTGTTGCCTTGTTGTCCACAACCTTACAAATAGGTGCGCTTTCGCCATACGCATATTCAACGATGCGACTTCCTTGGTGAAGATCTTTCTTCAAGTAGCTCGCCACTTGTCCGGCACGGCGAGATGACAGGGCTTTGTTGTAGCCTTTACTGCCTACACTATCTGCGTGACCCTCTATATAAATCTTGGACTTATCACTCACTAAGCTAAGGTACTGACCTAATACTTGCTTATGGCTTTCATCCAATTGATACACATTCGTTGGGTAATTAAGCACCAAGGATTGCGTCGCTTTATCATAGAAACACACATCATCTTGAGCTCCGATTTGAATCACTTCACTCTCTCTATTGATCACCTCATTTTGAGGTTTCTCATTTAGCTCTACCAGCTTCCCAGTCACTTGTGTCGTAACAA encodes the following:
- the folE gene encoding GTP cyclohydrolase I FolE, yielding MSGLSESAKLVKDALASRGLETPMRPNQVSREEKKERIEHHMREILTLLELDLADDSLEETPQRIAKMYVDEIFSGLDYANFPKITVIENKMGVREMVRVKDITVTSTCEHHLVTIDGKTAVAYIPQGKIIGLSKINRIVRFFAQRPQVQERMTQQILVALQTLLETDDVAVTMDAVHYCVKSRGVMDATSETTTTALGGIFRSNPATRHEFLHGLR
- the moeA gene encoding molybdopterin molybdotransferase MoeA, producing the protein MGCCDAPGLMPIEEALDKLLSPIKPIQTTLSLPLAEALGYVLAEDILSPIFVPPFDNSAMDGYALRLADLENGKVLPLAGKSFAGQPFEGEWPSNTCIRIMTGAKIPEGCDAVIMQENTTETGAGIEIQQDDIKLNNNIRPTGDDIKQGDIVLSRGERLTPRDIPMIASLGVSHVTVLHKPKVAFFSTGDELKPLGQPLEDGQIYDSNRYGIKPLIEAFGCEAIDLGIIPDCPATLKETFEKAQQIADVVVTSGGVSVGEADYTKDILEELGQIGFWKLAIKPGKPFAFGELDNAWFCGLPGNPVSAMMTMYVLVQPMLAKLAGHTAWTAPESIPAITKSAFKKGPGRTDYQRGIYSIENGQFVVETTGNQSSGAFRSMSLANCFVVLERERGRVEVGETVQIQLFNSTLY
- the moeB gene encoding molybdopterin-synthase adenylyltransferase MoeB, with the translated sequence MEILSDAEMLRYNRQIILKQFDFEGQEALKQSSILVLGAGGLGCASAQYLATAGIGKLTLIDDDIVEFSNLQRQVLHTDADIGKKKVDSAAESLQILNPHLTIETVDHRLDDQALAKLIEAHSLVLDASDNVETRNQLNRLCYTSKTPLVSGAAIRMEGQISVFTYQDADAPCYQCLSALFGNAALSCVEAGVMAPVVGMVGAAQALEAIKVIAKFGQPKQGKLLILDAMSHSWREMNLMKMPNCSVCG
- a CDS encoding LruC domain-containing protein — encoded protein: MRITTFSLLLSAPLVANAAPFDTCPSKAYLFQSTPVQVWGVNLVTGSTTLLEDDTGMNANINGVGFDFQDRYIYGYDTSNKRLVRLGQDFQAEVINTSGLPTDHTFYVGDVYDHVYYLYRTGKGLFTVDLSPLDADPNATVTVNKIVGSPATVKLTDFAFHPSDGSLYGIDNNSGGLYSFNPTTGAETYIGDTGELGTFGAGYFDVNGYYYVSRNQDGKIYRINLSPGNAANIAAGIVPAVEFVSNGPASGQNDGARCANAPVVDEDSNIDFGDAPDSYLTLLASNGPRHELDGITWLGTTPPDADLDGYVTPQSDETVGVDDEWANGGIGFVTALEAGLDSKVVIEASTTGYLSAWIDWNQDGSFDGANEQVFTDYQLDAGENDLFLNVDINALTGTTWARFRFSQQTNLSYFGGSTSGEVVDIQVDVLNDGATARYFPSASGYATLAYEDNWPYKADYDMNDAVIMYRITEILKDGKVVKSTIDGRLAAVGASYRNGFAVRLPNLAPSSVDSGNSYMKHNGVFTDLDMEEGRSEAIFVAAEDLTSKIDTSCNFYRTSNSCKESEQFSFQIGISLSDSGISTDTWTDMPYDPFIFATPGYYHGENLPLHPGRSWEVHLPDQAPTEAFDTTNLFEAGLGVDDSNPSTGKYFKTAENHPWALIITSTDEWEWPLEYVDIVTAYPEFKQYAESGGDTNQTWHQSPADNQRYEP
- a CDS encoding sulfurtransferase, which codes for MNQPLISPEQLQQRLLEENNIVILDASIEFQIPSESEKIKGQMIPNAIRFDYDKDFCNEHTLLPHMFPSEKHFNTRAREIGINQDSTVVVYDNSGTFASPRAWWMFMAMGHNNVYILDGGLPAWIKAGYATETDYRTEVKAGNFEGQIQDNHFVNAQQIQNYSDDKSANILDARSQARFDSEVPEPREGLRSGHIPNSICLPFAQVLNAGKLKPQEELIDIFSLLNLTPSQPMFFSCGSGVTACIILLAAKLAGYSGEMGVYDGSWTEWGANEKLPIAVTKK
- a CDS encoding putative bifunctional diguanylate cyclase/phosphodiesterase; this encodes MALFKKNIWSLYALIVLLTLILFAALGVTKWQANRDDFIQQQHIQVELFSSSVSSLLTSQEALLEVVGHQLAQQSDFTRTASIQIRPILDKLLDTHPAIAAFGLLNTDGDYLSISSNLQLANQRNLLQYAPTKDSFLDALSSSSMVLGRTYFQESLNSLVIPLRKSISIDGKKIDAVMTAGLRLDATIVFENNAHAGSFNTLSLIRTDSYRQFYSSDIESESAYSSPVGKDALQRIARIFTDHFGISVQEAMNRQETYSFVVDDEQYHSLMSAKYIPNYKLWVIGRTDLTHVDSIFIQEFSILFVAFIFLQFGFYFLVKSIAKNEQRTRSQLIYQANHDPLTSLPNRLYMRKNIGKWIEDESEQFSLLFIDIDNFKCVNDTHGHDFGDKVLKQIALRLMRFRSRLSLLVRESSDEFLFLTPMTSETEIKRLAERLIEVLSQPYEVEDSQFLLGCSIGIARFPEHGKDLDSLLRSADISMYKAKQQQNSYSIFTTAMQDAHLYKMKVEQRLRIAIEKQTLFMAFQPLVRTDESTHGVEALVRWIDDELGFVPPDVFIPVAESTGLMQKLGTFIIESSIMQIAHLHRTTEQKIGLSINISVRQFSHKSFSEHLFATLEKYQFSPSCLTLEITESLFIEDVDIVKPIFEALHAKNIKISLDDFGTGYSSLSMLKALPIDELKIDKSFIENIAVDQQSLTMVQNIIAIGKNFGMVVLAEGVESNEHFAILKACGCDLMQGYYFSRPIPYDELCEYLAPIQVETVELPEPTA
- a CDS encoding OmpA family protein, which produces MRYLVILSTMLMSPLGYANCLGDVGEYVTSKMLVSSHIVTTQVTGKLVELNEKPQNEVINRESEVIQIGAQDDVCFYDKATQSLVLNYPTNVYQLDESHKQVLGQYLSLVSDKSKIYIEGHADSVGSKGYNKALSSRRAGQVASYLKKDLHQGSRIVEYAYGESAPICKVVDNKATGCNRRVVITVKS